The Ahaetulla prasina isolate Xishuangbanna chromosome 4, ASM2864084v1, whole genome shotgun sequence genome has a window encoding:
- the VOPP1 gene encoding vesicular, overexpressed in cancer, prosurvival protein 1, producing the protein MSPFQQGLLVLLFLFLEYSEAKKQCWYFEGVYPTYYICRSYEDCCGSRCCVRSLSIQRLWYFWFLLMMGVLFCCGAGFFIRRRMYPPPLVDETTYNVSFTRPPNSSTPGVQQPGMAYYADPEGMMMNPMAMSYHVQPKSPQMNQVYPPPPSYCNTPPPSYEQAVKSST; encoded by the exons tatTCAGAAGCCAAAAAGCAATGCTGGTACTTTGAAGGGGTGTATCCTACATATTATAT ATGTCGATCCTATGAAGATTGTTGTGGTTCAAGATGCTGCGTGAGAAGTCTGTCGATCCAGAGACTATGGTATTTTTG GTTTCTTCTGATGATGGGAGTTCTGTTTTGCTGTGGGGCTGGTTTCTTTATCCGAAGACGGATGTATCCTCCACCACTGGTTGATGAAACAACTTATAACGTGTCATTCACTCGACCACCTAACTCCAGTACACCAG GAGTCCAACAGCCAGGCATGGCCTATTATGCAGATCCAGAAGGAATGATGATGAATCCGATGGCCATGAGTTACCATGTCCAACCTAAGTCTCCCCAAATGAACCAAGTTTATCCCCCTCCACCTTCTTACTGCAACACCCCACCCCCATCATATGAGCAGGCTGTGAAATCTTCCACATAA